One Serpentinicella alkaliphila DNA segment encodes these proteins:
- a CDS encoding ArsR/SmtB family transcription factor encodes MKDYAEIFKALSDEGRLKILKFISGCERCACEVQEQLDLTQPTISHHMKILTQAGIVNCEKKGRWMHYSVNKEKMLEVSEFIQSVVVCSDDTIINNFKECD; translated from the coding sequence ATGAAAGACTATGCAGAGATATTTAAAGCGTTATCGGATGAAGGACGTTTAAAAATATTAAAATTTATTTCAGGTTGTGAAAGATGTGCCTGTGAAGTACAAGAGCAACTAGATTTGACACAGCCTACTATATCTCATCATATGAAAATACTTACACAAGCAGGAATAGTTAATTGCGAAAAAAAGGGAAGATGGATGCACTATTCCGTTAATAAAGAAAAAATGTTAGAGGTTTCAGAGTTCATACAAAGTGTCGTTGTATGCAGTGATGATACAATTATAAATAATTTTAAGGAGTGTGACTAA